A portion of the Pseudomonas protegens CHA0 genome contains these proteins:
- the gcvP gene encoding aminomethyl-transferring glycine dehydrogenase: MTVNLSTANEFIARHIGPRQGDEQTMLNSLGFDSLEALSASVIPESIKGTSVLELGQGLSEAQALASIKAIAARNQLFKTYIGQGYYNCHTPSPILRNLLENPAWYTAYTPYQPEISQGRLEALLNFQTLISDLSGLPIANASLLDEGTAAAEAMTFCKRLSKNKGSHAFFASQHCHPQTLDVLRTRAEPLGINVVVGDERKLTDVSPFFGTLLQYPASNGDLFDYRELTERFHAANALVAVAADLLALTLLTPPGEFGADVAIGSAQRFGVPLGFGGPHAAYFATRDAFKRDMPGRLVGVSVDRFGKPALRLAMQTREQHIRREKATSNICTAQVLLANIASMYAVYHGPKGLTQIAQRIHQLTAILAKGLVQLGLTVEQESFFDTLSLRTGANTAALHDKARAQGINLRVIDAERLGLSLDETTTQADVETLWSLLADGKPAPDFAALAAAVTSAIPAALARQSAILSHPVFNRYHSETELMRYLRKLADKDLALDRTMIPLGSCTMKLNAASEMIPITWAEFGALHPFAPAEQSAGYQQLTTELEAMLCAATGYDAVSLQPNAGSQGEYAGLLAIRAYHQSRGDERRDICLIPSSAHGTNPATANMAGMRVVVTACDARGNVDIEDLRAKAIEHREHLAALMITYPSTHGVFEEGIREICGIIHDNGGQVYIDGANMNAMVGLCAPGKFGGDVSHLNLHKTFCIPHGGGGPGVGPIGVKSHLAPFLPGHAALENKKGAVCAAPFGSASILPITWMYISMMGGAGLKRASQLAILNANYISRRLEEHYPVLYTGSNGLVAHECILDLRPLKDSSGISVDDVAKRLIDFGFHAPTMSFPVAGTLMIEPTESESKEELDRFCDAMIRIREEIRAVENGALDKDDNPLKNAPHTAAELVGEWSHPYSREQAVYPVASLVEGKYWPPVGRVDNVFGDRNLVCACPSIESYQDA; the protein is encoded by the coding sequence ATGACCGTCAACCTGAGCACCGCCAACGAATTCATCGCGCGCCACATCGGCCCGCGCCAGGGCGATGAGCAAACCATGCTCAATAGCCTCGGCTTCGACTCCCTGGAAGCCCTGAGCGCCAGCGTGATTCCCGAGAGCATCAAGGGCACCAGCGTACTGGAGCTGGGCCAGGGCCTGAGCGAAGCCCAGGCCCTGGCCTCGATCAAGGCCATCGCCGCCAGGAACCAGCTGTTCAAGACCTATATCGGCCAGGGCTACTACAACTGCCATACGCCGTCGCCGATCCTGCGCAACCTCCTGGAAAACCCCGCCTGGTACACCGCCTACACCCCGTACCAGCCGGAAATCTCCCAGGGTCGCCTGGAAGCCCTGTTGAATTTCCAGACCCTGATCAGCGACCTGAGCGGCCTGCCGATCGCCAACGCCTCGCTGCTGGACGAAGGCACCGCCGCCGCCGAAGCCATGACCTTCTGCAAGCGCCTGAGCAAGAACAAGGGCAGCCACGCCTTCTTCGCCTCGCAGCATTGCCACCCACAGACCCTCGATGTGCTGCGCACCCGTGCCGAGCCCCTGGGGATCAACGTGGTGGTGGGCGATGAGCGCAAGCTGACCGACGTCAGCCCGTTCTTCGGCACCCTGCTGCAATACCCGGCAAGCAACGGTGACCTGTTCGACTACCGCGAGCTGACCGAGCGTTTCCACGCTGCCAACGCCCTGGTGGCCGTGGCCGCCGACCTGCTGGCCCTGACCCTGCTGACCCCGCCCGGGGAATTCGGCGCCGACGTGGCCATCGGCAGTGCCCAGCGCTTCGGTGTGCCCCTGGGCTTTGGTGGCCCGCATGCGGCCTACTTCGCCACCCGCGATGCCTTCAAGCGCGACATGCCCGGCCGCCTGGTGGGCGTCTCGGTGGACCGTTTCGGCAAGCCGGCCCTGCGCCTGGCCATGCAGACCCGCGAGCAGCATATCCGCCGCGAGAAGGCCACCAGCAACATCTGCACCGCCCAGGTCCTGTTGGCCAACATCGCCAGCATGTATGCCGTGTACCACGGTCCCAAGGGCCTGACCCAGATCGCCCAGCGCATCCACCAGCTGACCGCGATCCTGGCCAAGGGCCTGGTCCAGCTGGGCTTGACCGTGGAGCAGGAAAGCTTCTTCGACACCCTGAGCCTGCGCACTGGTGCCAACACCGCCGCGCTGCACGACAAGGCACGCGCCCAGGGCATCAACCTGCGGGTGATAGACGCCGAGCGCCTCGGTCTGTCCCTGGACGAAACCACCACTCAAGCCGACGTTGAAACCCTGTGGAGCCTGCTGGCCGACGGCAAGCCCGCGCCGGACTTCGCGGCACTCGCGGCGGCGGTCACCAGCGCCATCCCCGCTGCCCTGGCACGCCAGTCGGCGATCCTCAGCCACCCGGTATTCAACCGCTATCACTCGGAAACCGAGCTGATGCGCTACCTGCGCAAGCTGGCGGACAAGGACCTGGCCCTGGATCGCACCATGATCCCGCTGGGCTCCTGCACCATGAAGCTCAACGCCGCCAGCGAGATGATCCCCATCACCTGGGCCGAGTTCGGCGCACTGCACCCCTTCGCTCCCGCCGAGCAAAGCGCCGGCTACCAGCAACTGACCACCGAACTTGAAGCGATGCTCTGCGCTGCCACCGGCTACGACGCGGTGTCGCTGCAGCCCAACGCCGGCTCCCAGGGCGAGTACGCCGGCCTGCTGGCCATTCGTGCCTATCACCAGAGCCGTGGCGACGAGCGCCGCGATATCTGCCTGATTCCCTCCTCGGCCCACGGCACCAACCCGGCCACCGCCAACATGGCCGGCATGCGCGTGGTGGTCACCGCCTGCGACGCCCGCGGCAACGTCGACATCGAGGACCTGCGGGCCAAGGCCATCGAGCACCGCGAGCACCTCGCCGCGCTGATGATCACCTACCCGTCCACCCACGGCGTGTTCGAAGAAGGCATCCGCGAAATCTGCGGCATCATTCACGACAACGGCGGCCAGGTGTACATCGACGGCGCCAACATGAACGCCATGGTCGGCCTCTGCGCCCCGGGCAAGTTCGGTGGCGACGTGTCGCACCTGAACCTGCACAAGACCTTCTGCATTCCCCATGGCGGTGGCGGCCCGGGCGTCGGCCCGATCGGCGTCAAGTCGCACCTGGCACCCTTCCTGCCCGGCCATGCCGCGCTGGAAAACAAGAAAGGCGCGGTCTGTGCCGCTCCGTTCGGCAGCGCCAGCATCCTGCCGATCACCTGGATGTATATCAGCATGATGGGCGGCGCCGGCCTCAAGCGCGCCTCGCAGTTGGCGATCCTCAATGCCAACTACATCTCGCGCCGCCTGGAAGAGCACTACCCGGTGCTCTACACCGGCAGCAACGGCCTGGTGGCCCACGAATGCATCCTCGACCTGCGTCCTTTGAAAGACAGCAGCGGCATCAGCGTCGATGACGTGGCCAAGCGCCTGATCGATTTTGGCTTCCACGCGCCGACCATGTCGTTCCCGGTGGCCGGTACCCTGATGATCGAGCCGACCGAAAGCGAATCCAAGGAAGAACTGGACCGCTTCTGCGATGCCATGATCCGCATCCGCGAAGAAATCCGCGCAGTGGAAAACGGCGCCCTGGACAAAGACGACAACCCGCTGAAGAACGCTCCGCACACCGCGGCCGAACTGGTGGGCGAGTGGTCCCATCCATACAGCCGTGAACAGGCGGTGTACCCAGTGGCATCCCTGGTGGAAGGCAAGTACTGGCCGCCGGTTGGCCGGGTCGACAACGTGTTCGGCGACCGCAATCTGGTGTGCGCCTGCCCTTCGATCGAGAGCTACCAGGACGCGTAA
- a CDS encoding L-serine ammonia-lyase: MSLSVFDLFKIGIGPSSSHTVGPMRAAARFVEGLRRDQLLASTTCVKVELYGSLGATGKGHGSDKAVLLGLEGEHPDTVNTENIAARLQEIRSSARLNLLGEHSIAFNEKEHLAMIRKPLAYHPNGMIFRAFDSAGLQIRSREYYSIGGGFVVDEDAAGADRIVEDTTRLTFPFRNAKELLQHCATYGLSISQVMLTNESAWRPEAETRAGLLKIWQVMQDCVDAGCRNEGILPGGLKVKRRAAALHRQLCKHPEAALRDALSVLDWVNLYALAVNEENANGGRVVTAPTNGAAGIIPAVLHYYMRFIPGANEDGVVRFLLTAAAIGILYKENASISGAEVGCQGEVGVACSMAAGALCEVLGGSVQQVENAAEIGMEHNLGLTCDPIGGLVQVPCIERNAMGSVKAINAVRMALRGDGQHFVSLDKVIRTMRQTGADMKSKYKETARGGLAVNIIEC; this comes from the coding sequence ATGTCCCTGAGTGTGTTCGACCTGTTCAAGATTGGCATCGGCCCCTCCAGCTCCCATACCGTCGGCCCGATGCGCGCCGCCGCGCGTTTTGTCGAAGGCCTGCGTCGCGATCAACTGCTGGCCAGCACCACCTGCGTCAAGGTCGAGCTGTACGGCTCGCTGGGCGCCACCGGCAAAGGCCACGGCAGCGACAAGGCGGTGCTGCTGGGCCTGGAAGGCGAGCACCCGGACACCGTGAATACCGAAAACATCGCCGCGCGCCTGCAGGAAATACGCAGCAGCGCGCGCCTCAACCTGCTCGGCGAACACAGCATTGCGTTCAACGAGAAAGAACACCTGGCCATGATCCGCAAGCCCCTGGCCTATCACCCCAATGGCATGATCTTTCGTGCCTTCGACAGCGCCGGTTTGCAGATCCGCAGCCGCGAGTACTACTCCATTGGCGGTGGTTTCGTCGTGGATGAAGATGCCGCCGGAGCCGATCGCATCGTTGAAGACACCACCCGCCTGACCTTCCCTTTCCGCAATGCCAAGGAACTGCTGCAACATTGCGCTACCTATGGCCTGTCCATCAGCCAGGTGATGCTGACCAATGAAAGTGCCTGGCGCCCGGAAGCTGAAACCCGCGCCGGCCTGCTGAAGATCTGGCAGGTGATGCAGGACTGCGTGGATGCCGGCTGCCGCAACGAAGGCATCCTGCCCGGCGGGCTCAAGGTCAAGCGCCGTGCCGCGGCCCTGCACCGCCAGTTGTGCAAGCACCCGGAAGCGGCGCTGCGCGATGCCCTGTCGGTGCTGGACTGGGTCAACCTCTATGCCCTGGCGGTGAATGAAGAAAACGCCAACGGCGGACGGGTGGTCACAGCCCCCACCAATGGCGCGGCCGGAATCATTCCGGCGGTGCTGCACTACTACATGCGCTTCATTCCCGGGGCCAACGAAGACGGGGTGGTGCGTTTTCTCCTCACCGCCGCAGCCATCGGCATCCTCTACAAGGAAAACGCCTCGATCTCCGGCGCCGAAGTCGGCTGCCAGGGTGAAGTGGGCGTGGCCTGCTCGATGGCGGCCGGGGCCTTGTGCGAGGTCCTCGGCGGCAGCGTGCAGCAAGTGGAGAACGCCGCGGAAATCGGCATGGAACACAACCTCGGGCTGACCTGTGACCCCATTGGCGGGTTGGTGCAGGTGCCCTGCATCGAGCGCAACGCCATGGGCTCGGTCAAGGCCATCAATGCGGTGCGCATGGCCCTGCGTGGCGACGGGCAGCACTTCGTCTCCCTCGACAAGGTCATCCGCACCATGCGCCAGACCGGCGCCGACATGAAAAGCAAATACAAGGAAACCGCCCGTGGCGGTCTGGCCGTGAACATTATCGAGTGCTGA
- the gcvT gene encoding glycine cleavage system aminomethyltransferase GcvT, with protein MSTETLLKTPLHSLHLELGARMVPFAGYDMPVQYPLGVMKEHQHTREQAGLFDVSHMGQILLRGANAAQALETLVPVDIIDLPVGMQRYAMFTNEQGGILDDLMVANLGDEQLFLVVNAACKDQDLAHLRRHLGEQCDIQPLFEERALLALQGPAAVTVLARLAPEVAQMTFMQFKPVTLLGVDCFVSRSGYTGEDGFEISVPAAQAEKLARALLAEPEVAAIGLGARDSLRLEAGLCLYGHDMNSDTTPIQASLLWAISKARRADGARAGSFPGAEVIFAQQQGGVSRKRVGLLPQERTPVREGAEIVDAEGKVIGSVCSGGFGPTLGGPLAMGYLDIEHCALDTPVAAIVRGKKVPMLVSKMPFVPQRYYRG; from the coding sequence ATGTCCACCGAAACACTGTTGAAAACCCCGCTGCACAGCCTGCACCTGGAACTCGGCGCCCGCATGGTGCCGTTCGCCGGCTACGACATGCCGGTGCAGTACCCGCTGGGAGTGATGAAGGAGCACCAGCACACCCGTGAACAGGCCGGGCTGTTCGATGTGTCCCACATGGGGCAGATCCTGCTGCGCGGCGCCAATGCCGCCCAGGCCCTGGAGACCCTGGTGCCGGTGGATATCATCGACTTGCCGGTGGGCATGCAGCGCTACGCCATGTTCACCAACGAACAGGGCGGCATCCTTGATGACCTGATGGTGGCCAACCTGGGGGACGAACAGCTGTTCCTGGTAGTCAACGCCGCCTGCAAGGACCAGGACCTGGCCCACCTGCGCCGCCACCTGGGCGAGCAATGCGACATTCAACCGCTGTTCGAGGAACGGGCCCTGCTGGCCCTGCAAGGCCCGGCTGCGGTCACGGTGCTGGCGCGCCTGGCGCCGGAGGTGGCGCAGATGACCTTCATGCAGTTCAAGCCGGTGACCCTGCTGGGCGTGGACTGCTTTGTCAGCCGTTCGGGCTACACCGGCGAAGACGGTTTCGAAATCTCGGTGCCGGCGGCCCAGGCGGAAAAACTCGCCCGTGCCCTGCTGGCCGAGCCGGAAGTAGCGGCCATCGGCCTCGGCGCCCGCGACTCCCTGCGCCTGGAAGCCGGCCTGTGCCTCTATGGCCATGACATGAACAGCGACACCACGCCGATCCAGGCCAGCCTGCTGTGGGCCATCTCCAAGGCACGTCGTGCCGATGGCGCCCGCGCCGGCAGCTTCCCCGGTGCCGAGGTGATCTTTGCCCAACAGCAAGGCGGTGTCAGCCGCAAACGCGTCGGCCTGCTGCCCCAGGAACGCACACCGGTACGTGAAGGTGCAGAGATCGTCGACGCCGAAGGCAAGGTTATCGGCAGCGTGTGCAGCGGCGGTTTTGGTCCGACCCTGGGCGGCCCCTTGGCCATGGGCTACCTCGACATAGAGCACTGCGCACTCGATACGCCAGTTGCAGCAATAGTTCGTGGGAAAAAGGTGCCAATGCTTGTAAGCAAAATGCCATTCGTGCCACAACGCTACTACCGCGGCTGA